In a genomic window of Flavobacteriales bacterium:
- a CDS encoding phosphate acyltransferase yields the protein MRIGVDIMGSDHGPVVPIRAAVMAAKELPADARLVLIGNAEAILQGLRTEGADPAAFDIVGSQDDITFSDNATKALQAKPKSSISIGFHLLKEGKIDAFASTGNTGAMLVGSIFSVKPIPGVIRPCIPSVVPKENGRYGILVDVGANADCKPDVLAQFGLLGSMLAQHVYHISDPKVGLLNIGEEEKKGDLLRQATFELMREQKQYNFIGNVEGRDLFNGKADVYVTDGFTGNVVLKAVEAFHDLLEQRGVHEPFFDRFNYENYGGLPVLGVNGNVIIGHGISNELTVKNMILFTREVVESKLNDRIREALS from the coding sequence ATGAGGATCGGCGTGGACATCATGGGAAGCGACCACGGTCCGGTCGTTCCCATTCGTGCTGCCGTGATGGCGGCCAAGGAGCTCCCTGCCGATGCGCGACTGGTACTCATCGGCAATGCGGAGGCCATCTTGCAAGGCCTTCGGACCGAAGGAGCGGATCCGGCGGCCTTCGACATTGTGGGCAGCCAGGACGATATCACCTTCAGCGACAACGCCACCAAAGCGCTGCAAGCCAAACCCAAGAGCAGCATCAGCATCGGCTTCCACCTGCTGAAAGAAGGGAAGATCGACGCATTCGCCAGCACGGGCAACACCGGTGCGATGCTGGTGGGCAGCATCTTCAGCGTGAAGCCGATTCCGGGCGTGATCCGGCCGTGCATCCCCAGCGTGGTGCCCAAGGAGAACGGCCGCTACGGCATCCTCGTGGATGTTGGCGCGAACGCTGATTGCAAGCCTGATGTGCTCGCGCAATTCGGATTGCTCGGCTCCATGCTCGCCCAGCACGTGTACCATATCTCGGACCCGAAAGTGGGCCTGCTCAACATTGGGGAGGAGGAGAAGAAGGGCGACTTATTGCGACAGGCAACCTTCGAGCTGATGCGCGAACAGAAGCAGTACAATTTCATCGGCAACGTGGAAGGGCGCGACCTCTTCAACGGCAAGGCCGATGTGTACGTGACCGATGGCTTCACGGGCAATGTGGTGCTCAAGGCCGTTGAGGCCTTCCACGACCTGCTGGAGCAGCGCGGCGTGCATGAGCCCTTCTTTGACCGTTTCAACTACGAGAACTATGGCGGGCTTCCGGTGCTGGGCGTGAATGGCAACGTGATCATCGGCCACGGCATCAGCAACGAGCTCACCGTCAAGAACATGATTCTCTTCACGCGCGAAGTGGTGGAGAGCAAGCTCAACGACCGCATCCGCGAAGCGCTCTCATGA
- a CDS encoding ketoacyl-ACP synthase III, with amino-acid sequence MKVTAAITAVHGYLPEYRLTNQVLETMVDTNDAWITERTGIKERRILTGKEQGLSVMAIEAVKGLLRKRGIGPEEIDLMIVATVTPDRVFPATANIVCDAIGAKNAWGFDLMAACSGFLYALTTGAQFVESGKHKKVVVVGGDKMSSIIDYEDRATCIIFGDGCGAVLLEPNEEGLGIRDSILRSDGSGCQYLHQKAGGSWHQTSERTIERKEHYVYQEGKAVFKFAVTNMADVSAEIMEKNGLKADDVAWLVPHQANKRIIDATANRMGLDDSKVMVNIEKYGNTTSGTLPLCLWEWEPRLKKGDNIILSAFGGGFTWGAIWLKWAYGG; translated from the coding sequence ATGAAGGTCACCGCTGCGATCACAGCTGTGCATGGCTATCTGCCGGAGTACCGGCTTACGAACCAGGTGCTGGAGACCATGGTGGACACCAACGATGCGTGGATCACCGAGCGCACCGGCATCAAGGAGCGCCGCATCCTCACCGGCAAGGAGCAGGGACTGAGCGTGATGGCCATCGAAGCGGTGAAAGGGCTGCTGAGGAAGCGCGGCATCGGACCGGAGGAGATCGACCTGATGATCGTGGCCACGGTGACGCCTGACCGCGTGTTCCCCGCCACGGCCAACATCGTTTGCGATGCCATCGGCGCCAAGAACGCCTGGGGCTTCGACCTCATGGCGGCCTGCAGCGGATTCCTCTACGCCCTCACCACCGGCGCGCAGTTCGTGGAGAGCGGCAAGCACAAGAAGGTGGTGGTGGTCGGCGGCGACAAGATGAGCTCCATCATCGACTACGAGGACCGCGCAACCTGCATCATCTTCGGCGATGGCTGCGGCGCCGTGCTGCTGGAGCCCAATGAAGAAGGCCTCGGCATCCGCGATAGCATCCTGCGCAGCGACGGCAGCGGCTGCCAATACCTGCATCAGAAGGCCGGAGGCAGTTGGCACCAGACCAGCGAGCGCACCATTGAGCGCAAGGAGCACTACGTTTACCAGGAAGGCAAGGCCGTGTTCAAGTTCGCCGTGACCAACATGGCTGATGTGAGCGCGGAGATCATGGAGAAGAACGGCCTGAAAGCCGACGACGTGGCGTGGCTGGTGCCGCACCAAGCCAACAAGCGCATCATCGATGCCACCGCGAACCGCATGGGCCTCGACGATAGCAAGGTGATGGTGAACATCGAGAAATACGGCAACACCACCAGCGGCACCCTGCCCCTCTGCCTCTGGGAATGGGAGCCGCGATTGAAGAAGGGCGACAACATCATCCTCAGCGCCTTCGGCGGCGGATTCACCTGGGGCGCAATCTGGCTCAAGTGGGCCTACGGCGGATAG
- a CDS encoding glycosyltransferase family 39 protein, translating to MERTGKSIPVGWWLPLLVLVAVGLHWRALPFSFFSDDFSVIHKLGTRDDLSPGSFFRPLPDWTLWLQYRVHGPKAWAFRLVNVLLLGLNGWLVTLLARKLMCAEATLLAGMLFVLYPFHLEPQVWIIGRSTAMSTLFILLALHAAAGELNPWRKSIGVFMLGSLGALCYESALLLPLLLAAWLIMLRPADMRGWGAAAAASAIAVALHLLVRALAINRVANDYGSGFFNKPMSDYLGMVAKVIGRSLLPPNEDPAVQTVCFAMLFVVLAVVAIGFWRASRAEPQARRIALLLVSLFGTASIIAIVGGVSTRTSESDRFLYLPSAFLCMLIALLMARLRHTVLRRSVIVLLSSASLFMLKSGQENWRIASWTIERLIAETPEPPPDGRLLVWNLPSDHNGAFIFRHGFREALVLAGRDASRVRITPEGPDAIGEYLLTETGDTLHRSGNDRWFDAGVGLRRSP from the coding sequence ATGGAGCGCACGGGCAAGAGCATCCCTGTTGGCTGGTGGTTGCCGCTGCTGGTCCTGGTCGCCGTGGGCCTTCACTGGCGTGCGCTGCCTTTTTCTTTCTTCAGCGACGATTTCTCCGTGATTCACAAGCTCGGCACGCGAGACGACCTCAGCCCCGGCAGCTTCTTCCGCCCACTGCCCGATTGGACGCTCTGGTTGCAATACCGGGTTCACGGCCCCAAGGCATGGGCTTTCCGGTTGGTGAACGTGCTGCTGCTGGGGCTGAACGGATGGCTCGTGACCCTGCTCGCTCGGAAGCTGATGTGCGCGGAGGCTACCCTGCTTGCCGGGATGCTCTTCGTGCTTTACCCTTTCCACCTGGAGCCCCAGGTTTGGATCATCGGCCGCAGTACGGCCATGTCCACGCTGTTCATCCTGCTCGCCCTGCATGCGGCCGCAGGCGAGTTGAACCCATGGCGCAAGTCTATCGGAGTCTTCATGCTCGGTTCCCTGGGCGCTCTTTGCTATGAGAGCGCGCTGCTGCTCCCTCTGCTGCTTGCTGCCTGGCTCATCATGCTCCGCCCTGCAGATATGCGCGGATGGGGTGCGGCTGCTGCGGCATCGGCCATCGCGGTGGCGCTTCATCTGCTTGTGCGCGCGTTGGCGATCAATCGGGTTGCGAACGACTACGGGTCGGGCTTCTTCAACAAGCCGATGAGCGATTACCTGGGCATGGTCGCGAAGGTGATCGGCCGCTCATTACTGCCGCCGAATGAGGACCCTGCCGTACAGACGGTGTGCTTCGCCATGCTCTTCGTCGTGCTCGCCGTTGTTGCAATCGGTTTCTGGCGCGCAAGCAGAGCCGAGCCGCAGGCGCGACGAATTGCGCTCCTGCTCGTCTCGCTCTTCGGAACAGCCTCCATCATCGCCATCGTGGGCGGCGTGAGCACGCGCACCAGCGAGAGCGACCGTTTCCTCTACCTGCCCTCGGCCTTCCTATGCATGCTGATCGCGCTGTTGATGGCGCGACTCCGGCACACCGTGCTCCGCCGCAGCGTCATCGTGCTCCTCTCGTCGGCGAGCTTGTTCATGCTGAAGAGCGGACAGGAGAATTGGCGCATCGCGTCGTGGACCATCGAGCGCCTCATCGCCGAAACACCGGAGCCGCCTCCGGACGGACGACTGCTTGTATGGAACCTGCCGAGTGATCATAACGGCGCCTTCATCTTCCGCCATGGCTTCCGAGAGGCACTGGTGCTCGCAGGCCGGGATGCCTCGCGAGTTCGCATCACACCGGAAGGACCGGACGCCATTGGGGAATACCTGCTCACCGAAACGGGCGACACGCTCCATCGGAGCGGGAACGACCGTTGGTTCGATGCAGGAGTAGGGCTCAGGCGGTCGCCTTGA
- a CDS encoding leucyl aminopeptidase — translation MAHLATAPEPGKRLEQARRAGDAMAARLNAAKRKEAQVISLQDDATLTLALAEGATLGSYAFRKYKTDENGAPTLEKLGIVAKEVSAGQAEELADLCDAVFTARDLVNEPVSFLNAKQLAAEIRTLSRNAGFKAQVLGKEQIAALGMGGLIAVNKGSIDEPTFSILEWKPKGAVNKKPIVLVGKGVVYDTGGLSLKPTPNSMDQMKCDMAGAAAVACAISVAAKRELPLHIIGLIPATDNRPGGNAYAPGDVVRMHNGLTVEVLNTDAEGRMILADALSYGEQFNGELVMTLATLTGAAMRAIGHYGSAVMGTAAEADFRKLEAAGHATYERVAQLPFWDEYGDEIKSEVADIKNLGSDLAGAQTAGKFLARFTTRPFIHIDIAGPAFITKKDGYRTRGGTGVGVRLLYEFLKQRAAAR, via the coding sequence ATGGCGCATCTGGCCACCGCCCCGGAACCCGGCAAGCGCTTGGAACAGGCCCGTCGCGCCGGTGATGCCATGGCCGCTCGATTGAATGCCGCGAAACGCAAAGAGGCGCAAGTGATCAGCCTTCAGGATGATGCCACCCTCACACTGGCCCTCGCCGAAGGCGCTACGCTGGGCAGCTATGCCTTCCGCAAGTACAAGACCGACGAGAACGGGGCCCCGACCCTGGAGAAGCTCGGCATCGTGGCGAAGGAAGTGAGCGCCGGGCAAGCCGAAGAACTCGCCGACCTCTGTGATGCGGTCTTCACCGCGCGAGACCTGGTGAACGAGCCCGTGAGCTTCCTGAACGCTAAGCAGCTCGCTGCAGAGATCCGAACCTTGAGCCGCAATGCAGGCTTCAAGGCCCAGGTGCTGGGCAAGGAGCAGATCGCGGCCTTGGGCATGGGCGGCCTCATCGCCGTGAACAAAGGCAGCATCGACGAGCCCACCTTCAGCATCCTGGAGTGGAAACCGAAGGGCGCCGTGAACAAGAAGCCGATCGTGCTGGTGGGCAAGGGCGTGGTGTACGATACGGGCGGGCTCAGCCTGAAGCCTACGCCGAACAGCATGGACCAGATGAAATGCGACATGGCCGGTGCCGCTGCCGTGGCCTGCGCCATCAGTGTGGCCGCGAAGCGCGAGCTCCCGTTGCATATCATCGGACTCATTCCCGCAACCGACAACCGTCCAGGCGGCAATGCATATGCGCCCGGCGATGTGGTGCGCATGCACAATGGCCTTACCGTGGAGGTGCTCAACACCGATGCCGAGGGGCGCATGATCCTGGCCGATGCGCTGAGTTACGGTGAGCAATTCAACGGCGAATTGGTCATGACCCTGGCCACCCTAACCGGCGCCGCCATGCGCGCCATCGGCCACTACGGCAGCGCGGTCATGGGCACCGCTGCGGAAGCCGACTTCAGGAAGCTCGAAGCAGCGGGCCACGCCACCTATGAACGAGTGGCGCAACTGCCCTTCTGGGATGAATACGGTGACGAGATCAAGAGCGAGGTGGCCGACATCAAGAACCTGGGCAGCGACCTGGCCGGCGCACAGACCGCTGGCAAGTTCCTCGCGCGCTTCACCACCAGGCCCTTCATCCACATCGACATCGCCGGGCCCGCCTTCATCACCAAGAAGGACGGTTACCGCACGCGCGGCGGCACCGGGGTCGGGGTGCGGTTGCTCTACGAATTCCTCAAACAGCGCGCGGCCGCGCGTTAG
- the rpmF gene encoding 50S ribosomal protein L32, whose amino-acid sequence MPNPKRRFSKTRTASRRSTYKAAAPTLSVDSETGATHLRHRAHKEGDKLFYRGRVVVDKSASE is encoded by the coding sequence ATGCCAAATCCGAAACGCCGATTCAGTAAGACCCGCACCGCAAGCCGCCGCAGCACCTACAAGGCGGCCGCCCCCACCCTCAGCGTGGACAGCGAGACGGGCGCCACCCACCTGCGCCATCGCGCGCACAAGGAGGGCGACAAGCTCTTCTACCGCGGCCGCGTGGTGGTGGACAAGAGCGCCAGTGAATAA
- the accB gene encoding acetyl-CoA carboxylase biotin carboxyl carrier protein, translated as MNLTQIQDLIKFVAKSGVSEVEIEQKDFKITIKTPAGKKEVQVIAAPAPAYAPPAPMPAASAPAAAAPAPAAALAPAAGADSKYVTIKAPMIGTFYRSSGPGKPVFVNVGDEVKPGKTICIIEAMKLFNEIESDVAGKIVKVLVDDAKPVEYDQPLFLVDPS; from the coding sequence ATGAACCTTACCCAGATCCAGGACCTGATCAAGTTCGTTGCCAAGAGCGGCGTGAGCGAGGTGGAGATTGAGCAGAAGGACTTCAAGATCACCATAAAGACCCCGGCCGGCAAGAAGGAAGTGCAGGTGATCGCCGCACCCGCCCCTGCTTACGCGCCCCCCGCGCCAATGCCCGCGGCCTCTGCGCCTGCCGCGGCTGCTCCGGCGCCTGCAGCCGCTCTGGCGCCAGCAGCTGGTGCCGACAGCAAGTACGTCACCATCAAGGCGCCCATGATCGGCACCTTCTACCGCAGCTCCGGACCGGGCAAGCCCGTGTTCGTGAACGTGGGCGACGAGGTGAAGCCCGGCAAGACCATCTGCATCATCGAGGCCATGAAGCTCTTCAACGAGATCGAGAGCGACGTGGCGGGCAAGATCGTGAAGGTGCTGGTGGATGATGCCAAGCCCGTGGAGTACGATCAGCCCTTGTTCCTGGTCGACCCGTCCTAA
- a CDS encoding 1-deoxy-D-xylulose-5-phosphate synthase gives MPTPSYPLLERITLPADLRALPEEQLQQVCNELRDFIIDVVSVKGGHFGASLGVVELTVALHYVFNTPYDQLVWDVGHQAYGHKILTGRREVFHTNRIYKGLSGFPKRSESEYDTFGVGHSSTSVGGALGMAVASKLKGEQDRQMVAVIGDGAMTAGQAFEALNHAGGAGTDMLVVLNDNCMSIDPNVGALKEYLTDITTSHTYNKVKDEVWKALGKLSKFGPNAQAIVQKVEGAVKSALLKQSNLFESLQFRYFGPVDGHDVDHLVKVLRDLRDIPGPKILHTITKKGKGYAPAEAGSPTVWHAPGLFNKETGEIIKVVPKSPQPPKYQDVFGHSIVELAEKNPKIVGVTPAMPSGCSLNIMMKAMPDRAFDVGIAEQHAVTFSAGMATQGMVPFCNIYSSFMQRAYDQVVHDVALQNLNVVFCLDRGGLAGADGPTHHGNFDFAYFRCIPNMVVSAPMNEEELRDLMYTAQLPDQGPFSIRYPRGEGVMTEWKTPFKAIKVGTGRKLRSGTDIAVLSIGHIGNHAAKAIDRLEAEGYSVAHYDMRFVKPIDELLLHEVFGKFKQLITVEDHALHGGMGSAVLEFMGDHGYAAHVKRLAIPDKFIEHGTQPELYRECGIDDVAVVEAVKEMLGERRATKTIKATA, from the coding sequence ATGCCCACCCCTTCGTACCCGCTCCTGGAGCGCATCACGCTGCCCGCTGATCTGCGTGCCCTCCCCGAGGAGCAGCTGCAGCAGGTGTGCAACGAGCTGCGCGATTTCATCATCGATGTGGTGAGCGTGAAGGGCGGACATTTCGGCGCTAGCCTGGGCGTGGTGGAGCTAACCGTGGCGCTGCACTATGTGTTCAACACGCCCTATGACCAGCTGGTGTGGGATGTGGGGCATCAGGCCTACGGGCACAAGATCCTCACTGGCCGGCGCGAGGTGTTCCACACCAACCGCATCTACAAGGGCCTCAGCGGTTTCCCAAAACGCAGCGAGAGCGAGTACGACACCTTTGGCGTGGGACATAGCTCGACGAGTGTCGGCGGGGCGTTGGGCATGGCAGTGGCCAGCAAGCTGAAGGGCGAGCAGGACCGCCAGATGGTGGCCGTGATCGGCGATGGCGCCATGACCGCGGGACAGGCCTTCGAGGCGCTGAACCACGCGGGCGGGGCGGGCACCGACATGCTGGTGGTGCTGAACGACAACTGCATGAGCATCGACCCGAACGTCGGTGCACTGAAAGAGTACCTCACCGACATCACCACCAGCCACACCTACAACAAGGTGAAGGACGAAGTGTGGAAGGCGCTGGGCAAGCTGAGCAAGTTCGGTCCGAATGCGCAAGCCATCGTGCAGAAGGTGGAAGGCGCCGTGAAGAGCGCATTGCTGAAGCAGAGCAATCTGTTCGAGAGCTTGCAGTTCCGCTACTTCGGTCCGGTTGATGGTCACGATGTGGACCACTTGGTGAAGGTTCTGCGCGACTTGCGCGACATACCCGGCCCGAAGATCCTGCACACGATCACCAAGAAGGGCAAGGGTTATGCGCCGGCCGAGGCTGGCAGTCCCACGGTGTGGCATGCGCCGGGCCTCTTCAACAAGGAGACCGGCGAGATCATCAAGGTGGTGCCCAAGAGCCCGCAACCGCCCAAGTACCAGGACGTGTTCGGCCACAGCATCGTGGAGCTCGCTGAGAAGAACCCGAAGATCGTTGGAGTGACGCCCGCCATGCCCTCGGGCTGCTCGCTGAATATCATGATGAAGGCCATGCCCGACCGCGCCTTCGACGTTGGCATTGCCGAGCAGCACGCGGTGACCTTCAGCGCCGGCATGGCCACGCAGGGCATGGTGCCCTTCTGCAACATCTACAGCTCCTTCATGCAGCGTGCCTATGATCAGGTGGTGCATGATGTGGCCCTGCAGAACCTGAACGTCGTGTTCTGCCTGGATCGCGGCGGACTGGCCGGTGCCGACGGCCCCACTCACCACGGCAACTTCGACTTCGCCTACTTCCGCTGCATCCCCAACATGGTGGTAAGCGCACCGATGAATGAAGAAGAATTGCGCGACCTGATGTACACGGCCCAGCTGCCGGACCAAGGCCCCTTCAGCATCCGCTACCCGCGCGGCGAGGGCGTGATGACCGAGTGGAAGACGCCCTTCAAGGCGATTAAGGTGGGCACCGGCCGCAAGCTCCGTTCAGGTACCGACATCGCCGTGCTCTCCATCGGCCACATAGGGAATCACGCAGCCAAGGCCATCGACCGCTTGGAGGCCGAGGGCTACAGCGTGGCGCACTACGACATGCGCTTCGTGAAGCCGATCGACGAGCTGCTGCTGCACGAGGTCTTCGGCAAGTTCAAGCAGTTGATCACCGTGGAGGACCACGCATTGCACGGCGGCATGGGCAGCGCGGTGCTGGAGTTCATGGGCGACCATGGTTACGCTGCCCACGTGAAGCGCCTGGCCATCCCCGACAAGTTCATCGAGCACGGCACGCAGCCGGAGCTTTACCGGGAATGCGGGATCGATGACGTGGCGGTTGTGGAGGCGGTGAAGGAGATGCTGGGGGAGAGGCGAGCCACGAAGACCATCAAGGCGACCGCCTGA
- a CDS encoding DUF177 domain-containing protein — protein sequence MEALADHTIAFTGLKDGQHQFDWLLGQDFFDAAHEEEFHGGRVQVDLTLDKSAVLLVANLHVSGTVNTTCDHCAAALDLPVEGKQRQIFQLHGDPDQDDEELVVLDPKAHSINLTHYIYECLRLALPARHVHAPGQCDPEVEAALGKLRVEHEPVPDPRWDALNQLKQQRP from the coding sequence GTGGAAGCCCTCGCGGATCATACCATCGCCTTCACCGGATTGAAGGATGGTCAGCACCAGTTCGATTGGTTGCTGGGCCAGGACTTCTTCGATGCCGCGCATGAGGAAGAATTCCATGGTGGGCGGGTGCAGGTGGACCTCACATTGGACAAGAGTGCGGTGCTCCTTGTGGCCAACCTCCATGTGTCGGGCACGGTGAACACCACATGCGATCACTGCGCCGCAGCGCTCGACCTTCCCGTGGAAGGGAAGCAGCGGCAGATCTTCCAGCTCCATGGCGATCCCGACCAGGACGACGAAGAACTGGTGGTACTCGATCCGAAGGCGCACAGCATCAACCTCACTCACTACATCTACGAATGCCTGCGGCTGGCCTTGCCGGCCCGGCATGTGCACGCGCCCGGTCAATGCGATCCCGAAGTGGAAGCGGCCTTGGGCAAATTGCGCGTGGAGCACGAACCCGTTCCGGACCCGCGCTGGGACGCCCTCAACCAACTCAAGCAACAGCGGCCCTAG
- the pdxA gene encoding 4-hydroxythreonine-4-phosphate dehydrogenase PdxA: protein MNEIRNPVRIGISCGDLNGIGIEVVLKCFEDPRMLADATPVLYASAKAVSHWRKLLKLDEVQFNRVSDARDALPKKLNVVHLWDEEVVIEPGKPSGALAAFAIKSLEAAVQDLASGKTDVLVTAPIDKNSMQQAGFAHPGHTEYLQQMAGSDGEVLMILVGEGLRVGCVTGHIPLKDVAAAITAERIIAKARLLHQSLLRDFGVLEPRIAILGLNPHAGDGGALGSEDKERIAPAVRRLNDEGIRAMGPYAADGFFGSGAYKHFDGVLAMYHDQGLAPFKALSFGHGVNVTAGLPIVRTSPDHGTGLDIAGKGMADEGSFRAAVWMAADIRTNRERYKAIMANPLQPQKKEKERKEG, encoded by the coding sequence ATGAACGAAATACGAAATCCTGTCCGCATCGGAATCTCCTGCGGCGACCTCAACGGCATCGGCATCGAGGTGGTGCTCAAGTGCTTCGAGGACCCCCGCATGCTGGCCGACGCCACGCCGGTGCTCTACGCATCGGCCAAGGCCGTGAGCCATTGGCGCAAATTGCTGAAGCTCGATGAGGTGCAGTTCAACCGCGTATCCGACGCACGCGACGCCCTTCCGAAGAAACTGAATGTTGTGCACCTCTGGGACGAAGAGGTCGTGATTGAGCCGGGCAAGCCATCGGGGGCCCTAGCGGCCTTCGCCATCAAGAGCCTCGAGGCCGCCGTGCAGGACCTGGCCAGCGGCAAGACCGATGTGCTCGTGACCGCGCCGATTGACAAGAACAGCATGCAGCAGGCGGGATTCGCCCACCCGGGCCATACCGAATACCTGCAGCAGATGGCCGGCTCCGATGGCGAAGTGCTCATGATTCTGGTGGGCGAGGGCCTCCGCGTGGGGTGCGTCACCGGACATATCCCATTAAAGGATGTCGCGGCGGCCATCACGGCGGAGCGCATCATCGCCAAGGCGCGGCTGCTGCACCAGAGCCTGCTGCGCGATTTCGGCGTGCTGGAGCCGCGCATCGCCATCCTCGGCCTCAACCCGCACGCCGGCGATGGCGGCGCCTTGGGCAGCGAGGACAAGGAGCGCATAGCGCCGGCCGTGCGCCGCTTGAACGACGAGGGCATCCGCGCCATGGGCCCCTATGCCGCCGACGGCTTCTTCGGCAGCGGCGCGTACAAACACTTCGACGGCGTGCTGGCCATGTACCACGATCAGGGCCTGGCACCCTTCAAGGCCCTCAGCTTCGGCCATGGGGTGAACGTGACCGCAGGCCTGCCCATCGTGCGCACCAGCCCCGACCACGGCACCGGCCTCGACATCGCCGGCAAGGGCATGGCCGACGAAGGCAGCTTCCGTGCGGCCGTGTGGATGGCGGCGGATATCCGCACGAATCGGGAGCGGTACAAGGCCATCATGGCCAATCCATTGCAGCCGCAGAAGAAGGAGAAGGAACGGAAGGAGGGGTAG
- the accC gene encoding acetyl-CoA carboxylase biotin carboxylase subunit: MFKKILIANRGEIALRVIRTCREMGIKTVAVYSTADRESLHVRFADEAVCIGPPVSKESYLNMPRIIAAAEITNADAIHPGYGFLSENAKFSKLCQQHNIKFIGATPEQIEAMGDKATAKATMIAAGVPVVPGTEGLVTDIAIAKKEAKKIGYPVILKATAGGGGKGMRLVWKEEEFQEAFEKASQEAGAAFGNPGMYMEKYILEPRHIEIQIAGDQYGTFCHMSERDCSIQRRHQKLVEETPSPFMTKELRKKMGAAAIKAAASVNYEGVGTVEFLVDKDRNFYFMEMNTRIQVEHTITEEVIDYDLIREQIKIAAGIPISGLNYEPTRHSIQCRINAEDPFNNFRPTPGKITSYHSPGGHGVRVDTHVYAGYTIPPNYDSMIGKLIVSAQTREEALTKMERALSEYVIEGVSTTIPFHLQLMQNEKFRKGEFTTKFLEDFEIKKP, translated from the coding sequence ATGTTCAAGAAGATCCTCATAGCCAACCGCGGCGAGATCGCCCTTCGCGTGATCCGCACCTGCCGAGAGATGGGCATCAAGACGGTGGCCGTTTACAGCACCGCCGATCGTGAGAGCCTGCATGTGCGCTTTGCCGATGAGGCCGTGTGCATAGGCCCGCCGGTGAGCAAGGAGAGTTACCTGAACATGCCGCGGATCATCGCCGCGGCGGAGATCACCAATGCGGACGCCATCCACCCCGGGTACGGCTTCCTGAGCGAGAACGCCAAGTTCAGCAAGCTCTGCCAGCAGCATAACATCAAGTTCATCGGCGCCACGCCCGAGCAGATCGAGGCCATGGGCGACAAGGCCACGGCCAAGGCCACCATGATCGCAGCCGGCGTGCCTGTGGTTCCGGGAACGGAAGGCTTGGTAACGGACATCGCCATCGCGAAGAAGGAAGCGAAGAAGATCGGCTATCCGGTGATCCTGAAGGCAACTGCCGGCGGCGGCGGCAAGGGCATGCGCCTGGTATGGAAAGAGGAGGAGTTCCAGGAAGCCTTCGAGAAAGCGAGCCAGGAAGCGGGTGCGGCCTTCGGCAACCCGGGCATGTACATGGAGAAGTACATCCTTGAGCCCCGTCACATCGAGATCCAGATCGCCGGCGACCAGTACGGCACCTTCTGCCACATGAGCGAGCGTGATTGCAGCATCCAGCGCCGCCACCAGAAGCTCGTGGAGGAGACGCCATCCCCCTTCATGACCAAGGAGCTGCGCAAGAAGATGGGCGCCGCCGCCATCAAGGCCGCCGCCAGCGTGAATTACGAGGGCGTGGGCACGGTGGAGTTCCTCGTGGACAAGGACCGCAACTTCTACTTCATGGAGATGAACACGCGGATCCAGGTTGAGCATACCATCACCGAAGAGGTGATCGACTACGACCTGATCCGGGAGCAGATCAAGATCGCCGCCGGCATCCCTATCAGCGGCCTCAACTACGAGCCCACCCGCCACAGCATCCAGTGCCGCATCAACGCGGAGGACCCCTTCAACAATTTCCGCCCAACGCCCGGCAAGATCACCAGCTACCACAGTCCCGGTGGCCACGGGGTGCGCGTGGATACGCACGTCTATGCCGGCTACACCATCCCGCCCAACTACGACAGCATGATCGGCAAGCTGATCGTGAGCGCGCAGACGCGTGAAGAGGCACTGACCAAGATGGAGCGCGCGCTGAGCGAATACGTGATCGAGGGCGTGAGCACCACCATCCCCTTCCACCTGCAACTGATGCAGAACGAGAAGTTCCGGAAGGGTGAGTTCACGACGAAGTTCCTGGAGGACTTCGAGATCAAGAAGCCGTAA